In Quercus robur chromosome 11, dhQueRobu3.1, whole genome shotgun sequence, the following proteins share a genomic window:
- the LOC126705164 gene encoding uncharacterized protein LOC126705164: MVEAHGSLEEDVVKKDIAYLAKNFRKFLKFKNSEKFGDKGKFMNSGKEEKDFKKREGKESQSTQGITCFECNGHGHLKKECPNYLRSKGKVYATTLSDSDSFTSNSKDSCDEEGNFSEFMTIARVESSMDLNVLVEEFGEHSDKEFMGIVEESDAEEDEDTVGLRENYNSLLEKLGEYAKVAKVAVKKMKKTEEDYRSLLVRYKEAKCEIETLNGELTEAYTKVERVSTKKLDDVLSSQKTFSDKTGLRYTRESSSDVNISKEVKFVKAKEPIVVVSTVEKKKNVTDQRMLNKPHNQSVVKFEAKAKRSQKGPRTNHVCNHCGPQGHTRPNCHKLKALRNASDQRSRRPRNDKRTWAVEPSRDRNGNPGMMDVMKMTGAFSNCLESSTRRF, from the exons ATGGTAGAAGCTCATGGTTCATTGGAAGAGGATGTAGTCAAAAAGGATATTGCCTACCTTGCAAAGAATTTCCGtaaatttctaaagttcaagAATAGCgagaaatttggtgataaaggaaaattcatgAATTCAGGGAAGGAGGAGAAGgacttcaaaaagagagaagggaaggagtcCCAATCTACTCAAGGaatcacttgttttgaatgtaatggACATGGCCATTTGaaaaaggaatgtcctaattacttGAGATCGaagggcaaggtgtatgccaccaCTCTTAGTGACTCAGATTCCTTCACCTCTAATTCTAAGGATAGctgtgatgaagaagggaatttctcagaattcatgactattgctcgtGTTGAGTCTTCGATGGACTTGAATGTGCTTGTAGAAGAGTTTGGGGAGCATAGTGATAAGGAATTCatgggaattgtagaagaatcagatgctgaagaagatgaagatacagTTGGTCTTAGAGAAAACTACAATTCTCTACTTGAAAAGTTAGGGGAATATGCAAAGGTGGCCAAGGTagctgtgaaaaagatgaagaaaactGAGGAGGACTACAGAAGTCTCCTAGTgagatataaggaggccaagtgtgagatagaGACGCTAAATGGCGAACTaaccgaagcttacactaag GTAGAGCGAGTCTCcacaaagaagcttgatgatgtcctTTCCTCTCAGAAGACCTTCtctgacaaaactggattaAGATACACACGAGAAAGTAGTTCAGATGTGAACATctctaaagaagtgaagtttgtgaaggccaaagagccaATTGTAGTTGTCTCTACTgttgagaaaaagaagaatgtaaCTGACCAACGGATGTTGAACAAGCCCCATAATCAATCTGTGGTCAAGTTTGAAGCCAAAGCAAAACGATCGCAAAAAGGTCCTAGAACGAACCATGTGTGTAATCACTGCGGACCTCAAGGGCACACCCGACCCAATTGTCATAAGCTGAAGGCATTGAGGAATGCTAGTGATCAAAGGTCAAGAAGgccaagaaatgacaagaggacTTGGGCTGTTGAGCCATCAAGAGATCGAAATGGtaatcccggaatgatggacgtgatgaagatgactGGTGCATTctccaactgcttggaaagctccACTAGAAGGTTTTAA